The Podarcis muralis chromosome 10, rPodMur119.hap1.1, whole genome shotgun sequence genome includes a region encoding these proteins:
- the FMC1 gene encoding protein FMC1 homolog has translation MAALGSPLRTFRGLLRELRYVQGGRSYRETEAYRYLKEAFRAHRVTSEKLCRAQHDLHFQAATYLCLLRSVREHLALHKEYHGKGERSTEEAAGLVGLKLPQQPGGKGWEP, from the exons ATGGCGGCGCTGGGTTCGCCTCTCCGTACTTTCCGCGGTCTGCTGCGCGAGCTCCGCTATGTGCAAGGCGGCCGCTCCTACCGGGAGACGGAGGCTTACCGATATCTGAAGGAAGCCTTCCGCGCCCACCGG GTAACCAGTGAAAAATTATGCAGGGCCCAGCATGACCTACATTTCCAGGCTGCCACCTATCTCTGTCTTCTGCGTAGTGTCCGAGAGCACTTAGCATTGCATAAGGAATATCATGGCAAAGGAGAGCGGTCAACAGAGGAAGCAGCTGGTCTTGTAGGCCTTAAACTGCCACAACAGCCTGGAGGGAAAGGATGGGAGCCATGA